The Primulina eburnea isolate SZY01 chromosome 18, ASM2296580v1, whole genome shotgun sequence genome segment gttaattgcatgcttaattcttgattagtaggtgattctggaacgggtcactacagttcaCCAAGTGTTGGTCTTTCTAtgaaagatgcatttggatgacatattcatctcatttaatatttttttataaaaggaAAAACAAATTCTCTgatagacttaatttaattgtgtTGTTGATAGTCAAAACCAGTTGATCTCGTTAGTAAACCAGAAGAACATATAAAAACAGAAGTTCTCGTATCGTCTTAACAGAGCAGTACTCTTCGTGTACTTATCATATTAGAAAAACAGAAGCAAAACTTGACTTTTGCTAAATCAAAACCTATCGGTCATATATTAAATGCTACCGTTACTTTACCAAGTACGAGTATTAAATGCATCAGTAATGCTGAACAAAGTCATTTAATACGTTTTACCAAATGTGGTATGAAACAAGACTTATTGTTCTGAAGCTTTTTGCAGGAACCTTTttaggtaataaagctgatccTATCAGATGTCAAAGAAGCCGTTTCATatatagacgttggattcaagaCTTCTATAAATACACAAGATCAACGACGTTTATAGGTTACCGAAACAACGTTTACATTCTCCTATATACGAACGTCGATTTGAGCACTCAGACTTATCATCTTCAAAGCTCAATATTGACACCATCAAATGATAatcgaatttgagtatttaaatggtaaaatcaaatatttgtgGACTTGTATTAggtattatttgtattaatttaggtATCAGTGTATCACATTATATACTTCTCAagtaaaaataagtattttaaaatttcaatacttagttgagaatttgttttttttttttcacaaaaaaaatattaaatgaaatgaatatgTCATCTAAATGCACTTTCAAGGAAAGATAAACTCTTGGTGAGCTTACgatacatattcgaatatccagtattctattacatattatgagtatctcatgtaacaaattaaatatttacaatatcaaattaggtactttacaaataaaaacaaatactttaaaaattttatgcttagttggaaatttgttttttcttttacagaaaaaatattaaatgatatgaatatgtcatccaaatgcttaTTCCATGGAAATATCAATACTTGGTGAACCTACGTTGCCTATTCGAATatctagtattttaatacatattatgggtatctcatttacgaaatcaagtatttgcaaactcaaattaggtacttctcaagtaaaactaagtactttaaaattttcatgattagttgagaatttgttttttttttttaaattattaaatgagaTAAATATGTCATCTAAATATATCTTCCATAAAAATACCAACACTTGATGAACTTACGTTgcttattcgaatatccagtattttaatacatattgtgagtatctcatttactaaatcaagtatttgaaaactcaaattaaaatatttctcaTTTAGGGAGTAAAATAAAGTATAGGTAGACTCGAATTAGATATTTTTTGTACtaatttaggtatcacatttttacttcacaaatgacacatcaaaagtcactcaatattacttgaaactatatttttttatatcccaaaataatcaaaatttagCCTTAAAAGGGTAAAATCAAGTATATGTGAAATCAAATTAGGTACAATTTGTACCAATTTAGGTAGCACGTTTTTTATTCACAAATCTCATCATcaaaaaatattcaatattatcttcaaattatatattttgacatactcaatcgaatttgagtatttaaaAGGTAAAATCAAGTGTTTGTGAACtcgaattatatattatttgtattaatttatgCATCACATTTTTGCTTCACGAATATCATCATCGGTATCACttaatattaacttcaaattatattttggcATCCTCAAATAGTTGGATATGAGTATTTACGGGGTAAAATCATGTATTTATATACTTTAATCAGATACTCTTTGTACCAATTTAAGTATCacattttaacttcacaaatgacaCAATCAAAAGTCACTTAATATTACTTGGAACTTAAGTATTTTCTTACACATTTGAAGTATTCAAAtagccaaatcaaatatttgtaACCCGAAAATAGGTATTTTATCGATCAAAATAAGTAATTTTTCTAATTTAACAATGAGTGAGAAACtgtgttttttcaaaaattagattacatgaataagtcatcttaatgtattttcaatgaaaataccaacaattattgaatttattgtGATGACTCGAAGATccagtattttttttttacacattTGGAGTATTCAAAGAGTAAAATCAAGCATTTGGAACTCCAAAATAAGCATTTTTTaagtgaaaataaatatttaatcttatttcatgatGAGTGATGacctatgttttttttttaaaataaaatgacatgaataagtcatcttaatgtatttttcatgaaaagaccaacaatgactgaatttatggtgaatgctcgaaaatatagtattttctTATATATTTAGAGTATTCAAAGAgcgaaatcaagtatctgaAATCCCATAATATGTACTTGGTatgtcaaaataagtatttacttttattccatgataattgagaaacaatactttgttaaaattatattttaaatggagaaaaataatataatttttgtgtataaaataatatatttatttaaataataaagggtaaaaatgtaaaGTTTACTTTTTGGGTAGTTAAAACTAAATATATAGATCTGTCAGGTACTGATTTCTAAAAAATAATGATTAGGTACTGAATTTTAATTGAAACATTGACAGATGTATTTTTTGGAAATTTACCGTTAAAATATCGTAATATATTAAGTAAAAGTTTCATGATATAatgatataaatattaatatagcGATATATTGATATACTTTTAGCAGTATTATATTATTTGGCATTAttctataataaatataaatatccaGACATATATATTTTACCCGACCCGGACCTAAACATAGCCCATATCGAAGTCAGGCTCCAATGGACTAAAACTAGTAAAATGGGCCTCAGAGAAATCCAGACAAATTGCGGACTTACTTTGATCCTATTTCAGCCCACGATTTTACTAAATGGcccatttttttaattaaatggaCTTGGGGGGTTCTAAATTGGCATTTTTTTGGGACTcgaatttatcttttatttaatatatatgcataatttttttaaaagtgaAAGAATTCTCCTGAtacttaaatataaaatatatttatttttaatattaaaattataaaattatttacgcgcacacacacatatatattaactcatgatattatatttttttatcacatCTGAACAAAAAAATTCTTCTAATACCAAACACATTAACATGTTTAAGTTGTTTAATATAAGTTCACCCAAACACTTTaacaatttattattaaaataatacatcaCAATATATAAGTTcttaaaacaacaaaaaagcTCACCGAAGCATGGAAAGAGGACACAGGCGAGCTCTTGGATCCCACCCCCTATTGGAACTGTGAAATGCAACATTGATGCAGCCTTTTTCGAAGATATTAACTCGGCTGGAGTTAGTATGGTGGTGCGAGATGTCGAGGGTAGATTTATTACTGCCAGAACCACCTTGATTAAAGGACTTCGTTGCGTAAAAGAAGGGGAAGCCATCGGATTGTTGGAAGCCTTGTCGTGGATCCGTACTTTGGACTATCCTAATGTTATGTTCGAAGTGGATGCAAAGACGGTCCACGAGGCCACGAAGGAACATGCTAATGTCGACACGGAGTTTGGAGGCATAATGGAAAGATGTAGAAATTTAGTAGCTACTGAACGAGGCTACTTGGTGCATTTTGTCCGTAGACAAACAAACGAGATTGCGCAGTGTGTTAGCTAAGCTCTCTCGCTTTTATGATAGCCCTTTTATGTGGGTCGAGACACCACCATGTCTTAGGTGATCTTCTCAACCTGTATTTCGCTACTTCTTCTattgaataaattatttttcttgtcaaaaaaaaaataataattctaaaagaatcaaaaaaaaaaaaaaaaaacaacttatAATACATAAGAGCTTATAAACtgttttaaatatatttgtCCAAATACTATTGATGCCCTCAAAATATTCCACCGCGCATGAGTTTCCAACTCAAGGACCTTAAACGTAACCCATCGGGCATGACTCGTCCAAATTCGATACAGTCTATAAACGTCGGTCGAGCACCAAGCTCAGCCGCACCCCTGATGACCGAGCCCTGGTGCCCGGTCGAGCTCTGTCACCAGGGCAGTGCTCGGACTAATGGGCGAGCACTAGTGCTCGGCCGGCAGGCTCGGGTGGCCGAGAACTAGTGGCCGAGCACACTAATGGGCGAGCACTAGTGCTCGGCCACAGGTGCTCGGCCACTAGTGCTCGGCCACCCGAGCCTGCCCGGCCGAGCACTAGTGCTCGGCCAAGCCTTTGTGGCCGAGCCCTAGTGCTCGGCCCAGCCCCTGTGGCCGAGCCCAGGTGCTCGGTCGAGTCCGGATAGTCGAATCACATGTGTCCGACCCCAATAAGCGATCGGAGTAGGGTTATGTCAAGCACAAATGCTTGTGAAAGGAATCCCAAGCCCGAGCTTGTTTCCATCCTAAGAACCATCACATGTCAAAAGCGTGAATAATCCTTAAATGGGCGAGAATCTCGCCGTATGATTAGATGTAACGAGGAGTCCGACCCGGACTGGCAGTGATTGGAGAAGAATTGCGTGAATAATATTAAACGTGCTAGAATCTTGCCGCATGGTCAGAGGTGGCGAGGAATCCGGCCCGGACTGGCAGTAAGAGGAGAAGAATTTAATAAGGAAATTTACCTAAAATAGACTTCGACACGCTATGGGAAGAAGTCCTCTCAACCATTATAAATACCCATATATGTTTGATGGTCGAGGGAGAGATATATCCACTACTACCTATCGAATCTTCTCATTTTTCTCCGATCCAAAATCCGATCAAGAGGTCGAAGTGGTCGTGTCGGGAAAATTTTCGACACTTTCCAATACCTCTTAATCTGTACAAACCGGTGGTTCTCCATCGCTCCGGTTCAAAGGTTGTTGATCTGAAGTTCAAGCTCACCAGACCAGACCCAGGGAAAAGTTGGTATCATCAACTATGATGTCAGTTCTTGCAAATACCATAATTTAATAGAAATTAACAACAATTATT includes the following:
- the LOC140819264 gene encoding uncharacterized protein: MIKKMIVTKLPFSFAAAATVTVATAAGRKQLTWAEVGNSRPEKSAGGDGRGGGGKWCSPKHGKRTQASSWIPPPIGTVKCNIDAAFFEDINSAGVSMVVRDVEGRFITARTTLIKGLRCVKEGEAIGLLEALSWIRTLDYPNVMFEVDAKTVHEATKEHANVDTEFGGIMERCRNLVATERGYLVHFVRRQTNEIAQCVS